One Hermetia illucens chromosome 4, iHerIll2.2.curated.20191125, whole genome shotgun sequence DNA segment encodes these proteins:
- the LOC119655809 gene encoding uncharacterized protein LOC119655809: MKLGNHGKIAIGWAVITVVGIYSFVLSKRSVDQQRIESMRIRDRMRKSNYGEYEASTRKF, from the exons ATGAAGTTGGGAAATCACGGAAAGATTGCTATTGGTTG GGCCGTTATCACTGTAGTCGGGATTTATTCATTTGTCCTATCGAAAAGGTCCGTGGATCAGCAGCGCATTGAGAGTATGCGAATAAGAGATCGCATGCGAAAATCAAACTACGGTGAATACGAGGCCAGCACAAGAAAATTCTAA